In the Desulforegula conservatrix Mb1Pa genome, one interval contains:
- a CDS encoding M48 family metallopeptidase, translating into MKKLTFLSIICSVVFISGCLGALKATTEFGVPAIKVAEGAAKAARPISDSEEYYLGRSVAANIMGLYKSYDDQNLLKYVNLVGKTAALNSKKPETFGGYHFAVLDSKEINAMACPGGIIFVTKGLVDLMTSEDELAAVLAHEIGHIINKDGVNAVKSSRWTQALAVLGSAAVQQYGSEGFGQLVGLFEGSVEDVVKTLVVNGYGRTQELEADKSATEILIASGYDPGALSRVLDYYRQREGSDNTGFFKTHPGSSERISNLEKNQARDIVLPNDARTLRFNRIILKH; encoded by the coding sequence ATGAAAAAGCTGACTTTTTTATCTATTATATGTTCAGTCGTATTTATTTCAGGATGTCTCGGAGCCTTGAAGGCTACGACGGAGTTTGGCGTACCTGCAATAAAGGTAGCAGAAGGAGCTGCAAAAGCAGCCCGTCCCATATCAGACAGTGAAGAATACTATCTCGGTCGAAGCGTGGCCGCCAATATAATGGGACTCTACAAGTCCTATGATGATCAGAATCTTCTCAAATACGTCAATCTTGTCGGAAAAACCGCCGCACTCAATTCGAAAAAGCCTGAAACTTTCGGGGGATATCATTTTGCGGTTCTTGATTCAAAGGAAATCAACGCAATGGCATGTCCAGGGGGAATAATTTTTGTGACCAAAGGCTTGGTGGATCTGATGACATCCGAAGATGAGCTCGCGGCAGTCCTTGCCCATGAAATCGGTCACATCATCAATAAAGATGGCGTGAATGCAGTAAAAAGCTCGAGATGGACCCAGGCGCTTGCAGTGCTTGGCTCTGCTGCCGTCCAGCAATACGGGTCAGAGGGCTTTGGCCAGTTAGTAGGGCTTTTTGAAGGATCTGTGGAAGATGTTGTAAAAACCCTCGTTGTCAATGGCTATGGCAGGACTCAGGAGCTTGAGGCTGACAAGTCTGCGACTGAAATACTTATTGCATCCGGTTATGATCCAGGTGCGCTTTCAAGGGTTCTTGACTATTACAGACAGAGAGAGGGATCTGACAATACCGGGTTTTTTAAAACTCATCCCGGCTCGTCAGAGAGAATTTCTAATTTGGAGAAAAATCAAGCAAGGGATATAGTCCTGCCGAATGATGCAAGGACTCTCAGATTCAACAGAATAATCCTGAAACATTGA
- a CDS encoding SH3 domain-containing protein, with the protein MKKKIFIIVILSVFALTGLLSAAEKIAVVKTKENFIREFDRFYAPVKARVQFEDQLQVIETKNDWLHVKFKETEGWIHGTAVITSRKMTYKPVMLGAEIDPEAEEDEVTLAGKGFNAQVEKKVGEKNPELNFVKVDEIVNYEVSPGEINSFIKDGGLTLPK; encoded by the coding sequence ATGAAAAAGAAGATTTTTATTATCGTGATTTTATCTGTTTTTGCTTTGACTGGTCTTTTGTCGGCCGCAGAAAAAATTGCGGTTGTAAAGACAAAGGAAAATTTCATACGGGAGTTTGACAGGTTTTATGCTCCGGTCAAGGCCAGGGTCCAGTTTGAAGACCAGCTTCAGGTCATTGAGACAAAGAATGACTGGCTTCATGTAAAATTTAAGGAGACCGAAGGCTGGATTCATGGAACTGCTGTCATTACAAGCAGAAAAATGACTTACAAACCTGTAATGCTTGGTGCTGAAATAGATCCAGAAGCTGAAGAAGATGAAGTCACCCTTGCAGGAAAAGGATTCAACGCCCAGGTAGAAAAGAAAGTAGGGGAGAAAAATCCTGAACTCAATTTTGTTAAAGTTGATGAAATAGTGAATTATGAGGTTTCTCCTGGGGAAATTAATTCATTCATCAAGGATGGGGGGTTAACTCTGCCAAAATGA
- a CDS encoding adenylate/guanylate cyclase domain-containing protein, protein MTKTFTSHTSQDDKIKWNLIILVAAMSFFMVTVIKVSGLIKAFELKAYDLLTIYAAEENHNKEIVIVEFDQKTVDALEKIGLSFPWPRDIYEPVLNHLSKAKSVFIDIIFSEPSRIDRNLDLVFRDAMARSGNVFLAAPLENRKRILPDEDRDFIKENSVKASMPYKQTFSSVLLPADDLRSGAQGVGNVTLNPDKDGIYRRTPLFFGLEDLVIPQFVVSGLMKEGRVKEENGIIKVDDVAVPLDDTELLLQYSSTPHPFEEISFKDILDSATSDPANSNSVYTADFFKDKYVLIGYTLKGLYDLRATPVSSVSPGVFIHATILDNLTGKRFLVPFHPALMFALTAALSFFAAFFVMTTKSMPRNLMFLVFSFGLIIFLSCWFFRMRTYLDPLAPLLALVVSFISTAIFSYASEGRRRAFIRSTFSRYMDKRIVDHLLADPSLVSPGGTKRWCTVFFADIAGFTTISESISPEKTAQMLYKVLTTMTELIIAHNGVIDKYIGDCIMAFWGAPVSGAFDEKKAVKAALECYYALGPINAELNSKGIPNISMRFGIHSGDVIVGNLGSERLFDYTVIGDSVNLASRLESVNKVFSTNIIISESTREKLDDDFTLRILSDIAVKGKSKAIRIYEVLGESSRITPSVKEKAMAYGIGVDQFYNMEFEKAAESFSGIMKKWPGDGPSAFFAKRCLNFINQPPSGEGWEIIKMDTK, encoded by the coding sequence ATGACAAAAACGTTCACCTCCCACACCTCCCAGGATGACAAAATCAAATGGAACCTGATAATCCTTGTGGCAGCAATGTCATTTTTTATGGTGACGGTCATAAAGGTATCCGGTTTAATTAAAGCCTTTGAATTAAAGGCCTACGATCTTTTGACCATATATGCGGCCGAGGAAAATCATAACAAGGAAATTGTAATAGTCGAATTTGATCAGAAGACAGTCGATGCCCTTGAAAAGATCGGGCTATCTTTCCCATGGCCACGTGATATTTATGAACCTGTTTTGAACCATCTTTCCAAGGCAAAAAGTGTTTTCATAGATATTATTTTTTCTGAGCCAAGTCGCATAGACAGAAATCTGGATCTTGTGTTTCGGGATGCCATGGCCCGATCTGGGAATGTTTTTCTTGCAGCGCCACTTGAAAATAGAAAACGAATATTGCCTGATGAAGATAGAGATTTTATTAAAGAAAACTCTGTCAAAGCTTCAATGCCTTATAAACAGACATTCAGTTCGGTTCTTCTTCCGGCCGATGATCTCAGATCAGGCGCGCAGGGAGTCGGAAATGTAACGTTAAACCCTGATAAAGATGGAATATACCGACGTACCCCTCTTTTTTTTGGTTTAGAAGACCTTGTGATTCCCCAGTTTGTCGTATCCGGGCTGATGAAAGAGGGAAGGGTTAAGGAAGAAAATGGCATAATCAAAGTTGATGATGTGGCTGTTCCTCTTGATGATACAGAGCTGCTGCTTCAATATTCAAGTACCCCGCATCCATTTGAAGAAATATCATTCAAGGATATCCTTGATTCTGCGACTTCAGATCCAGCAAATAGCAATTCGGTCTATACCGCCGATTTTTTCAAAGATAAATATGTTCTCATCGGCTATACTTTAAAAGGTCTCTATGATCTCCGGGCGACTCCTGTTTCATCGGTTTCACCAGGAGTCTTTATCCATGCAACTATATTGGATAATCTGACAGGCAAAAGATTTCTTGTGCCTTTTCATCCTGCCTTGATGTTTGCCCTTACTGCGGCCTTATCCTTTTTCGCGGCCTTTTTCGTAATGACAACAAAAAGTATGCCGCGGAATCTTATGTTTCTGGTATTTTCATTCGGACTGATAATTTTTTTATCATGCTGGTTTTTCAGAATGAGAACTTATCTTGATCCGCTCGCCCCTCTTCTGGCCCTTGTTGTTTCATTCATATCCACCGCCATATTCAGCTATGCTTCGGAAGGACGAAGGCGCGCCTTCATAAGATCGACTTTTTCAAGATACATGGACAAAAGGATAGTTGATCATCTTCTTGCTGATCCGAGCCTCGTTTCTCCAGGAGGAACAAAACGCTGGTGTACGGTTTTTTTTGCTGATATTGCTGGTTTCACAACAATATCAGAATCAATCTCCCCGGAAAAGACGGCACAGATGTTGTATAAAGTTCTGACGACAATGACCGAATTGATCATTGCTCATAATGGTGTTATAGATAAATATATAGGCGATTGCATCATGGCATTTTGGGGTGCTCCTGTTTCCGGGGCTTTTGATGAAAAAAAAGCGGTTAAGGCCGCCCTTGAGTGCTATTACGCACTTGGCCCAATTAATGCGGAGCTTAATTCCAAAGGTATTCCAAATATTTCCATGAGGTTCGGCATACATTCCGGTGACGTGATTGTTGGTAATCTTGGCAGTGAAAGGCTTTTTGATTACACGGTCATTGGCGACAGTGTAAATCTTGCTTCAAGACTCGAATCAGTTAACAAGGTCTTTTCCACAAATATTATAATCAGTGAATCGACAAGGGAAAAACTTGACGATGATTTTACCTTAAGAATCCTTAGCGATATAGCTGTAAAAGGAAAATCAAAGGCTATAAGGATATATGAGGTTCTTGGAGAATCTTCTCGGATTACACCTTCTGTTAAAGAAAAAGCAATGGCATACGGCATAGGGGTTGATCAATTCTATAATATGGAATTTGAAAAGGCGGCTGAGTCATTTTCAGGTATAATGAAAAAATGGCCTGGAGACGGGCCTTCTGCTTTTTTCGCTAAAAGATGCCTTAATTTTATCAACCAACCCCCATCAGGAGAAGGATGGGAGATAATAAAAATGGATACAAAATGA